A single genomic interval of Microbacterium sp. zg-Y1090 harbors:
- a CDS encoding DHA2 family efflux MFS transporter permease subunit → MILVDTTIVSVANPAIKAALDPDTADLDNVVWVTSAYLLAYAVPLLVTGRLGDRFGPKSIYLAGLAVFTLASLGCGLSPTLGTLIAFRALQGIGASLMTPQTMAVITRTFPAARRGAAMGLWGATSGVAMLVGPLAGGLLVDGLGWEWIFFVNLPVGVVGFVLAWMLVPKLPTHPHRFDMLGVVLSAVALFLIVFALQEAEHYDWGAIWGPVTVWMLLAAGLVVLALFVAQQARTRTEALVPMSLFRDRNFSVAGIGITAVGFMAASMSLPFMFFLQLARGLSPTDAALLLVPTAVAAGILSPLAGRLLDRTDPRFLLVPGMIAVASALVWYASLMTPDTPTWMFLFPAALMGIGQSGLWGPLATTATRNLDPRQAGAGSGVYNTMRTIGSVLGSAAIAAVMQGRLEANLPGMAGAGLGSGALPPEAAAGFAAAMGQAILLPAAVLLLGVVAVLFLRRPAPVRAPGGTPAPAEAPAPAQR, encoded by the coding sequence ATGATCCTCGTGGACACCACGATCGTGTCGGTGGCCAACCCCGCCATCAAGGCGGCGCTGGATCCCGACACGGCGGACCTCGACAACGTCGTGTGGGTCACGAGCGCCTATCTGCTCGCCTACGCCGTGCCGCTGCTGGTGACGGGGCGCCTGGGAGACCGGTTCGGCCCGAAGAGCATCTACCTCGCCGGACTCGCGGTGTTCACCCTCGCCTCGCTCGGCTGCGGACTGTCGCCGACCCTCGGCACGCTCATCGCGTTCCGGGCGCTGCAGGGCATCGGCGCCTCGCTGATGACCCCGCAGACGATGGCTGTGATCACCCGCACCTTCCCCGCCGCCCGGCGGGGCGCGGCGATGGGCCTGTGGGGCGCGACCTCCGGTGTGGCGATGCTGGTGGGTCCGCTCGCCGGCGGCCTGCTCGTGGACGGCCTCGGGTGGGAGTGGATCTTCTTCGTCAATCTGCCCGTGGGCGTGGTCGGGTTCGTGCTCGCGTGGATGCTGGTGCCGAAGCTGCCGACGCACCCGCACCGCTTCGACATGCTGGGCGTGGTGCTCAGCGCCGTCGCCCTGTTCCTCATCGTGTTCGCCCTGCAGGAGGCGGAGCACTACGACTGGGGCGCCATCTGGGGGCCGGTGACGGTGTGGATGCTGCTGGCCGCGGGCCTGGTGGTGCTGGCGCTGTTCGTGGCTCAGCAGGCTCGCACGCGCACCGAAGCGCTCGTGCCGATGTCGCTGTTCCGGGACCGCAACTTCTCCGTCGCCGGCATCGGCATCACGGCGGTGGGGTTCATGGCGGCGAGCATGTCGCTGCCGTTCATGTTCTTCCTGCAGCTGGCGCGCGGGCTGAGCCCGACCGATGCCGCCCTGCTGCTGGTGCCGACGGCGGTGGCGGCCGGCATCCTCTCCCCGCTGGCGGGACGTCTGCTCGACCGCACCGACCCGCGGTTCCTGCTCGTGCCGGGGATGATCGCGGTGGCATCCGCGCTCGTCTGGTACGCGTCGCTGATGACCCCCGACACCCCGACGTGGATGTTCCTCTTCCCCGCCGCCCTCATGGGGATCGGTCAGTCCGGGCTGTGGGGCCCGCTGGCGACGACCGCGACGCGCAACCTCGACCCCCGCCAGGCGGGTGCCGGCTCGGGCGTCTACAACACGATGCGCACGATCGGCTCGGTGCTGGGATCGGCCGCGATCGCTGCGGTGATGCAGGGGCGTCTGGAGGCCAACCTCCCCGGTATGGCGGGGGCGGGGCTCGGCTCGGGCGCGTTGCCGCCGGAGGCGGCGGCCGGGTTCGCAGCGGCGATGGGGCAGGCGATCCTGCTGCCGGCGGCGGTGCTCCTGCTCGGAGTGGTCGCCGTGCTGTTCCTGCGCCGGCCCGCGCCGGTGCGCGCGCCCGGAGGGACGCCCGCGCCCGCGGAAGCGCCCGCGCCCGCGCAGCGCTAG
- a CDS encoding nitroreductase family deazaflavin-dependent oxidoreductase: protein MANIVVRTLRRTLAPVTRTRTFRRVAPKALPVAERVLKRVTGGRLIVSGILVPSLVLHTTGAKSGQPRETQLMYTPDGHGGGIVAGTSFAREQHPAWTANLRAHPDAEADVRGRRYRVHAVPIPDDERDAAWALIEAQWPGYRQYERDSGRTVRLFRLTTDTAPSPFTGRL, encoded by the coding sequence ATGGCCAACATCGTCGTGAGGACCCTGCGCCGCACCCTCGCCCCGGTGACGCGCACCCGCACCTTCCGCCGGGTCGCCCCGAAGGCGCTTCCGGTGGCGGAGCGGGTGCTGAAGCGGGTCACCGGGGGCCGGCTCATCGTCTCCGGCATCCTGGTGCCCTCGCTGGTGCTGCACACGACCGGCGCGAAGAGCGGGCAGCCGCGCGAGACGCAGTTGATGTACACGCCCGACGGGCACGGCGGTGGCATCGTCGCGGGAACGAGCTTCGCGCGGGAGCAGCATCCGGCGTGGACGGCGAACCTGCGGGCGCACCCGGATGCCGAAGCCGACGTCCGCGGCCGACGGTACCGGGTGCACGCCGTGCCGATCCCCGACGACGAGCGCGACGCCGCGTGGGCGCTGATCGAAGCGCAGTGGCCGGGCTACCGCCAGTACGAGCGGGACTCGGGGCGCACGGTGCGGCTGTTCCGGCTGACGACCGACACCGCCCCGTCGCCGTTCACCGGGCGCCTCTAG
- the purD gene encoding phosphoribosylamine--glycine ligase, with amino-acid sequence MKILVLGSGAREHAIILALRAEDAGHELFAAPGNAGIGADATLVDLDPTDAGAVTAFANENAVDLVVIGPEAPLVAGVADALRERGIPAFGPGKAAAQLEGSKTFAKRVMDAAGVPTGRAVRARTRAEVEAALTELGAPHVVKADGLAAGKGVIVTDDRDAALAHAEEYLPDGAVLVEEFLSGPEVSLFFVSDGDRVVPLSPAQDYKRAHDDDAGPNTGGMGAYSPLPWLAGAFGGEDEFVAEVTRTVAEPVIRQLDAEGTPFIGLLYAGLILTEQGVRVIEFNARFGDPETQVVLARLATPLSSLLMAAASGHLEDEPAPAFAAAAAVTVVLASEGYPAAPVTGRVLTGLDDAASVEGVHLAHAATAWHDGELIATGGRVLNVVALGNTFFEARERAYDALGRIHLEGSHHRTDIARRAVED; translated from the coding sequence GTGAAGATCCTCGTCCTCGGTTCGGGCGCGCGCGAGCACGCCATCATCCTCGCCCTGCGCGCCGAAGACGCCGGGCACGAGCTGTTCGCCGCCCCCGGCAATGCCGGCATCGGCGCCGACGCGACACTCGTCGACCTCGACCCGACCGACGCCGGGGCGGTCACCGCGTTCGCGAACGAGAACGCGGTCGACCTCGTCGTCATCGGGCCCGAGGCCCCGCTGGTCGCCGGCGTGGCCGACGCGCTGCGCGAGCGCGGCATCCCGGCGTTCGGCCCGGGCAAGGCCGCAGCCCAGCTCGAAGGGTCGAAGACGTTCGCCAAGCGGGTGATGGATGCCGCCGGGGTCCCCACCGGCCGCGCCGTGCGCGCCCGCACGCGAGCGGAGGTCGAAGCGGCGCTGACCGAGCTCGGCGCCCCGCACGTGGTGAAGGCCGACGGCCTGGCCGCAGGCAAGGGCGTCATCGTCACCGACGACCGCGATGCCGCGCTGGCCCACGCCGAGGAGTACCTCCCGGACGGGGCGGTGCTCGTCGAGGAGTTCCTCTCCGGCCCCGAGGTGTCGCTGTTCTTCGTCTCCGACGGCGACCGCGTGGTGCCGCTGTCACCGGCACAGGACTACAAGCGCGCACACGACGACGACGCCGGTCCCAACACCGGCGGCATGGGCGCCTACTCACCGCTGCCGTGGCTGGCGGGCGCGTTCGGCGGCGAGGACGAGTTCGTCGCGGAGGTCACCCGCACGGTGGCCGAGCCGGTGATCCGCCAGCTCGACGCCGAGGGCACCCCCTTCATCGGCCTGCTCTACGCCGGCCTGATCCTCACCGAACAGGGCGTCAGGGTCATCGAGTTCAACGCCCGCTTCGGCGACCCGGAGACCCAGGTCGTGCTCGCGCGGCTGGCCACGCCTCTCTCGTCGCTGCTCATGGCCGCAGCCTCCGGTCACCTCGAGGACGAGCCGGCACCGGCCTTCGCCGCAGCGGCCGCCGTCACCGTCGTGCTCGCCAGCGAGGGCTACCCCGCCGCCCCGGTCACCGGGCGCGTGCTGACCGGGCTGGACGACGCCGCATCCGTCGAGGGCGTGCACCTCGCCCACGCGGCGACCGCCTGGCATGACGGCGAGCTCATCGCCACCGGCGGCCGGGTGCTCAACGTCGTGGCGCTCGGCAACACCTTCTTCGAAGCGCGCGAGCGCGCCTATGACGCGCTCGGCAGGATCCACCTGGAGGGCTCGCACCACCGCACGGACATCGCCCGCCGCGCCGTCGAGGACTGA
- a CDS encoding sterol carrier family protein: MPRKISTDAGRAALAALAAADAPSRTDRATAVRYLLQLLAEKAPGNSVEVRVPPFGAVQVLEGPRHTRGTPPNVVETDPDTWVALATGAEAWADAVTAGRIHASGTRADLSALLPLRP; the protein is encoded by the coding sequence ATGCCGCGCAAGATCTCCACCGACGCCGGCCGTGCGGCGCTGGCCGCGCTCGCCGCCGCCGATGCCCCCTCCCGCACCGATCGCGCGACGGCGGTGCGCTATCTGCTGCAGCTGCTGGCCGAGAAGGCCCCGGGCAACAGCGTCGAGGTGCGCGTGCCGCCCTTCGGTGCCGTGCAGGTGCTCGAGGGGCCGCGGCACACCCGGGGCACCCCGCCGAACGTCGTCGAGACCGACCCCGACACGTGGGTCGCCCTCGCGACGGGCGCCGAGGCATGGGCGGATGCCGTGACGGCGGGCCGTATCCACGCCTCGGGCACGCGCGCCGACCTGTCTGCGCTGCTGCCGCTGCGCCCCTGA
- a CDS encoding potassium transporter Trk, producing the protein MTETARLRRTPKFAVFLGFGAALGLLAALILTFAFGDGGEVSTDTGVVYSPMQVFGFLALFGVPIGIALGGIVALVFDRVLSARARDVQIEHEHIRTQD; encoded by the coding sequence ATGACCGAGACCGCGCGCCTGCGCCGCACCCCCAAGTTCGCGGTGTTCCTCGGGTTCGGGGCGGCGCTGGGGCTGCTGGCGGCCCTGATCCTCACCTTCGCGTTCGGCGACGGTGGCGAGGTGAGTACCGACACCGGCGTGGTGTACTCCCCGATGCAGGTGTTCGGCTTCCTGGCGCTGTTCGGCGTGCCGATCGGCATCGCGCTGGGCGGCATCGTCGCCCTCGTGTTCGACCGCGTGCTGAGCGCCCGTGCCCGCGACGTGCAGATCGAGCACGAGCACATCCGCACCCAGGACTGA
- a CDS encoding zinc-binding alcohol dehydrogenase translates to MVGGAPEWVVREDASQAVLVALGVRQLLGIRSPAELPSLRNLPTLSPPRDDDRQAALERQWREYWALTVEPLAHPSPVPLDLVDGFGILVALPTEGFDELRTAMLPHAETAVDYAARAQERYRADAGAGSRVSYRAYAGAIAEHERQVGRRAHSFELNVQVLPLAQRGVWWIGSLTIAVTDGLRGDVVAFDAAIHPIIAELA, encoded by the coding sequence ATGGTCGGGGGGGCTCCAGAGTGGGTGGTCCGTGAAGACGCGAGCCAGGCGGTTCTCGTCGCTCTCGGCGTGCGTCAGCTCCTCGGCATCCGCTCGCCCGCCGAGCTGCCGTCGCTGCGCAACCTGCCGACGCTTTCCCCGCCACGCGACGACGACCGCCAGGCGGCGCTGGAGCGGCAGTGGCGCGAGTACTGGGCGCTGACGGTGGAGCCGCTGGCGCACCCCTCGCCGGTGCCGCTGGACCTCGTCGACGGCTTCGGCATCCTCGTGGCGCTGCCCACCGAGGGGTTCGACGAGCTGCGCACCGCGATGCTCCCCCACGCCGAGACGGCGGTGGACTACGCGGCACGCGCGCAGGAGCGGTACCGGGCGGATGCCGGCGCCGGCTCCCGGGTGTCGTACCGCGCCTACGCGGGGGCGATCGCCGAGCACGAACGGCAGGTGGGCCGGCGCGCGCACTCGTTCGAGCTGAATGTGCAGGTGCTGCCCCTCGCGCAGCGCGGCGTCTGGTGGATCGGGTCGCTCACGATCGCCGTCACCGACGGGCTGCGCGGCGATGTCGTGGCCTTCGACGCCGCCATCCACCCGATCATCGCCGAGCTGGCCTGA
- the purM gene encoding phosphoribosylformylglycinamidine cyclo-ligase produces MASAPRDPYAAAGVDTAAGDLAVELMKAAVKRTHGPEVQGGVGGFAGLFDASALTGFTKPLLATSTDGVGTKVAIAQAIDKHDTIGIDLVGMVVDDIVVVGAKPLFMTDYIACGKVVPERIAAIVQGIARGCAETGTALVGGETAEHPGLLGLNDYDVAGAATGVVEADRVLGADRVRAGDVVLALASSGLHSNGYSLVRHIVAGAGIGYGDNAADFSSTWGEVLLEPTRLYTTPLLRLAADFGDALHALSHVTGGGIAANLARVLPVGTWVDVDRASWSPPPVFRVLADLGDLDLTETEGTWNLGVGFVAVVSAERADAAAAALTAAGIPTWQIGVVHDSALPEGHFEQGAKGVEGGAVRLVGSYREQGAK; encoded by the coding sequence GTGGCTTCTGCTCCCCGCGATCCTTATGCCGCCGCCGGTGTCGACACCGCCGCAGGCGACCTGGCCGTCGAACTGATGAAGGCGGCCGTCAAGCGCACCCACGGCCCGGAGGTGCAAGGCGGCGTCGGCGGATTCGCCGGCCTCTTCGACGCCTCGGCGCTCACCGGGTTCACCAAGCCCCTGCTGGCCACCAGCACGGACGGGGTGGGCACCAAGGTCGCCATCGCCCAGGCGATCGACAAGCACGACACCATCGGCATCGACCTCGTGGGCATGGTGGTCGACGACATCGTCGTCGTGGGCGCGAAGCCGCTGTTCATGACCGACTACATCGCGTGCGGCAAGGTCGTGCCCGAGCGCATCGCCGCCATCGTCCAGGGCATCGCGCGCGGGTGCGCCGAGACGGGCACGGCGCTGGTGGGCGGCGAGACCGCTGAGCACCCCGGATTGCTTGGACTGAACGACTACGACGTCGCGGGAGCGGCGACCGGCGTCGTCGAGGCGGACCGCGTGCTGGGCGCCGACCGCGTGCGTGCGGGTGACGTCGTGCTGGCGCTGGCCTCCAGCGGCCTGCACTCCAACGGCTACTCGCTGGTGCGCCACATCGTCGCGGGAGCAGGCATCGGCTACGGGGACAACGCCGCCGATTTCAGCTCCACCTGGGGTGAGGTGCTGCTCGAGCCCACACGGCTGTACACGACGCCGCTGCTGCGCCTCGCGGCGGACTTCGGCGACGCGCTCCACGCGCTCAGCCACGTCACCGGCGGCGGCATCGCGGCCAATCTCGCCCGCGTGCTGCCCGTGGGCACCTGGGTCGACGTCGACCGTGCCAGCTGGAGCCCGCCGCCGGTGTTCCGCGTGCTCGCCGACCTCGGCGACCTCGACCTCACCGAGACCGAGGGCACCTGGAACCTCGGCGTCGGCTTCGTCGCGGTGGTCTCCGCGGAGCGTGCCGATGCGGCCGCCGCTGCGCTGACGGCCGCAGGCATCCCCACGTGGCAGATCGGGGTCGTGCACGACTCCGCCCTGCCTGAGGGGCATTTCGAACAGGGCGCCAAGGGCGTCGAGGGCGGCGCTGTGCGCCTGGTCGGCTCGTACCGCGAGCAGGGAGCGAAGTAA
- the purF gene encoding amidophosphoribosyltransferase, giving the protein MCGIVGVVGHALVNQDIYDSLLLLQHRGQDSTGIATAEPSGVVHMNKQRGMVREAFRTRDMRTLLGTIGLGHVRYATKGTASSEEEAQPFYVNAPYGIVLVHNGNLTNTRELSEELFRTDRRHLNTSSDTELLVNVLANELQQTIHGDRLTPDDVFTAVTRVHGRVEGSYAAIALIAGYGLLAFRDPFGIRPLILGRRSTAAGEDEWIVSSESLVLENGDYEVVRDVRPGEAIYIDLDGRLHSRECAAETKLAPCSFEYVYLARPDSIMNGIAVYESRLRMGERLADTIAKHTPEGSIDVVMPIPDSARPAAMQVARKLGLEYREGFYKNRYVGRTFIMPGQAVRKKSVRQKLNAMSSEFKGKNVLLIDDSIVRGTTSKEIIQMARDAGAKTVTFASAAPPVRYPHVYGINMPSRLELVAHGRTIPEIAEELGCDRLVYQEVEDLKAAILEGSDLDDLDMSCFDGRYVTGTVSDEYLAWVEDTQAS; this is encoded by the coding sequence ATGTGCGGAATCGTCGGCGTCGTCGGCCACGCCCTGGTCAATCAGGACATCTACGACTCACTCCTGCTGCTGCAGCACCGAGGGCAGGACTCCACCGGTATCGCGACCGCGGAGCCCAGCGGTGTCGTGCACATGAACAAGCAGCGAGGGATGGTGCGCGAGGCGTTCCGCACCCGCGACATGCGCACCCTGCTCGGGACGATCGGTCTCGGCCACGTGCGGTACGCCACCAAGGGCACCGCCTCCAGCGAGGAGGAGGCCCAGCCGTTCTACGTCAACGCCCCCTACGGCATCGTGCTGGTGCACAACGGCAACCTCACCAACACCCGGGAGCTGTCCGAGGAGCTGTTCCGCACCGACCGGCGCCACCTCAACACCAGCTCCGACACCGAGCTGCTGGTCAATGTGCTGGCCAACGAGCTGCAGCAGACCATCCACGGCGACCGGCTCACCCCCGATGACGTGTTCACCGCCGTCACCCGCGTTCACGGGCGGGTCGAAGGCTCGTACGCGGCGATCGCCCTCATCGCCGGCTACGGCCTGCTGGCCTTCCGCGACCCGTTCGGCATCCGTCCCCTCATCCTCGGGCGCCGGAGCACCGCCGCCGGCGAGGACGAGTGGATCGTCTCGAGCGAATCGCTCGTGCTCGAGAACGGCGACTACGAGGTGGTCCGCGACGTGCGGCCGGGCGAGGCGATCTACATCGACCTCGATGGACGACTCCACTCCCGGGAGTGCGCTGCCGAGACGAAGCTCGCTCCCTGCTCGTTCGAGTACGTCTACCTCGCCCGTCCCGACTCGATCATGAACGGCATCGCGGTGTACGAATCGCGCCTGCGCATGGGGGAGCGGCTGGCCGACACGATCGCCAAGCACACTCCGGAGGGGTCGATCGACGTCGTCATGCCGATCCCGGATTCGGCCCGCCCCGCCGCCATGCAGGTCGCCCGCAAGCTGGGGCTCGAGTATCGCGAAGGCTTCTACAAGAACCGCTACGTCGGCCGGACGTTCATCATGCCGGGTCAGGCCGTGCGCAAGAAGAGTGTGCGACAGAAGCTCAACGCCATGTCGAGCGAGTTCAAGGGCAAGAACGTGCTGCTCATCGACGACTCGATCGTGCGGGGGACGACCTCGAAGGAGATCATCCAGATGGCGCGGGATGCCGGCGCCAAGACGGTCACCTTCGCCTCTGCCGCCCCTCCCGTGCGCTATCCCCACGTGTACGGCATCAACATGCCCTCCCGGCTGGAGCTCGTCGCCCACGGGCGCACGATCCCCGAGATCGCTGAAGAGCTCGGGTGCGACCGCCTCGTCTACCAGGAGGTCGAAGACCTGAAGGCCGCGATCCTGGAGGGGTCGGACCTCGACGACCTCGACATGAGCTGCTTCGACGGCCGCTACGTCACCGGCACGGTCTCGGACGAGTACCTCGCCTGGGTCGAGGACACGCAGGCCTCTTGA
- a CDS encoding MFS transporter codes for MTRSPADGPSFHPPRSGGALAVVGIVLFAFSLRSAVASLSPLVGLIAQDFPLPAAVLGLIGTVPPVCFAVFGLLAPLFERRFGLEKVAVAAISVVALGLVTRGFATGSLTLLVATAMVFAGVGVGNILLPPLVKKYFPRRVGLLTTVYSTTMAVATFTPPLVAVPLADLAGWRVSLGAWAVFAVVATLPWVLMLRRARDAAPVDVPAPTPRLFARLWRLPLAWALAVAFSVSSTLAYTSFGWLPTILVDVADVTPRTAGALLSLFALMGLPASLIVPLLVARLRAERVLFAVAVVAGLAGLGGLLLAPAAAPVLWVALVGTAPLLFPMILVMLGLRTRSHETAVALSGFVQSIGYAIAAVFPLATGLLHDATGSWTLPLWVLMGAVVAAIPAGYVVTRARTIEDEWERRYGAW; via the coding sequence TTGACGCGCTCCCCGGCGGACGGCCCCTCCTTCCACCCGCCACGATCGGGCGGGGCGCTGGCCGTCGTGGGGATCGTGCTCTTCGCGTTCTCGCTGCGCAGCGCGGTGGCTTCGCTGTCGCCGCTGGTGGGCCTCATCGCGCAGGATTTCCCGCTGCCGGCTGCCGTGCTCGGTCTCATCGGGACCGTGCCGCCGGTGTGCTTCGCGGTGTTCGGTCTGCTCGCGCCGCTGTTCGAGCGTCGCTTCGGGCTGGAGAAGGTGGCGGTGGCGGCGATCTCGGTCGTCGCCCTCGGGCTGGTCACCCGGGGATTCGCGACGGGGTCTCTGACGCTCCTGGTGGCGACGGCGATGGTGTTCGCGGGGGTCGGGGTGGGCAACATCCTGCTGCCACCGCTGGTGAAGAAGTACTTCCCGCGTCGCGTCGGGCTGCTGACCACCGTCTACAGCACCACCATGGCGGTGGCGACGTTCACCCCGCCGCTCGTGGCCGTGCCGCTGGCCGATCTGGCCGGGTGGCGGGTGTCGCTGGGTGCGTGGGCGGTCTTCGCCGTGGTGGCGACGCTGCCCTGGGTGCTCATGCTGCGGCGCGCCAGGGACGCAGCGCCCGTTGACGTGCCCGCGCCCACGCCCCGGCTGTTCGCGCGCCTGTGGCGACTGCCTCTGGCCTGGGCGCTGGCGGTCGCCTTCAGCGTGTCGTCGACGCTGGCGTACACGTCGTTCGGCTGGCTGCCGACGATCCTCGTCGACGTGGCCGACGTGACCCCGCGCACGGCCGGGGCGCTGCTGTCGCTGTTCGCCCTCATGGGGCTGCCGGCGTCGTTGATCGTGCCGTTGCTGGTGGCGCGCCTGCGGGCGGAGCGGGTGCTCTTCGCCGTCGCGGTGGTCGCAGGGCTGGCGGGGCTGGGCGGGCTGCTGCTCGCGCCGGCGGCCGCCCCCGTGCTCTGGGTGGCGCTGGTGGGAACCGCGCCGCTGCTGTTCCCCATGATCCTGGTGATGCTGGGGTTGCGCACGCGCAGTCACGAGACCGCCGTGGCCCTGAGCGGCTTCGTGCAGAGCATCGGCTACGCCATCGCCGCGGTCTTCCCGCTGGCGACGGGGCTGCTGCACGACGCCACCGGGTCGTGGACGCTGCCCCTGTGGGTGCTGATGGGCGCGGTCGTCGCCGCGATCCCCGCCGGCTACGTGGTCACGCGGGCGCGCACCATCGAGGACGAGTGGGAGCGCAGGTACGGTGCGTGGTGA
- a CDS encoding DUF3073 domain-containing protein — MGRGRQKAKHTKIARELKSFSPSVNYAALERELGHPDDDENDYVDKWADQYTDEYEDEKA, encoded by the coding sequence ATGGGGCGTGGCCGTCAGAAGGCGAAGCACACCAAGATCGCCAGGGAACTCAAGTCGTTCAGCCCGAGCGTGAACTACGCCGCGCTCGAACGCGAACTGGGTCACCCGGACGACGACGAGAACGACTACGTCGACAAGTGGGCAGACCAGTACACAGACGAATACGAAGACGAGAAGGCATAG
- a CDS encoding universal stress protein, with amino-acid sequence MIEESETTPQHAVLVGAIPGQPPRVVKEAAQYAKLLGAPLVVVHVDVTRFVTYEDPDGYVHSAPLDLNIATGEGDLEAVTDAATAALKGLDMPFTVRQLVGDPALAMKHLAEQTDARLIVVGTRRRGIGESIREFFTGSVAARLAHRQHRPILVVPLDEPARDDEELWPEG; translated from the coding sequence ATGATCGAAGAGTCCGAGACCACACCGCAGCACGCTGTGCTGGTGGGCGCGATCCCGGGGCAGCCGCCGCGGGTGGTGAAAGAGGCCGCGCAGTACGCCAAGCTGCTGGGTGCACCGCTGGTGGTCGTGCATGTCGACGTGACCCGCTTCGTCACCTACGAGGACCCCGACGGCTACGTGCACTCCGCGCCTCTCGACCTGAACATCGCCACCGGCGAGGGGGATCTCGAGGCGGTGACGGATGCCGCCACGGCGGCGTTGAAGGGGCTCGATATGCCTTTCACCGTGCGCCAACTGGTGGGCGATCCCGCCCTGGCGATGAAGCACCTCGCCGAGCAGACCGATGCGCGACTCATCGTCGTGGGAACCCGTCGGCGCGGCATCGGCGAATCGATCCGCGAGTTCTTCACCGGATCGGTCGCCGCCCGCCTCGCCCACCGTCAGCACCGGCCGATCCTCGTCGTGCCGCTGGACGAACCGGCGCGCGACGACGAGGAGCTGTGGCCGGAGGGCTGA
- a CDS encoding PadR family transcriptional regulator: MPPVFSHGDLRLYLLNLLDESPRHGYDLIQALSDRTGGTYTPSAGTVYPRLAKLEEEGLVTKYADGRKTVYRITEAGRAEVASRAHDLEGIEAGLDDSVRLIADEVRGSVREAMRSLRADLAAAAQTDRTTAKQAPVDDERTRSRAELHRADTALTEFRARVRSELRVHVARGGTLPATVVDELTTALDATAAAVTRALSR; encoded by the coding sequence ATGCCCCCCGTCTTCTCCCACGGCGACCTGCGCCTCTACCTGCTGAACCTGCTCGACGAGTCGCCTCGCCACGGCTACGACCTGATCCAGGCACTGTCGGACCGCACCGGGGGCACCTATACCCCCAGCGCCGGGACCGTGTACCCGCGTCTGGCGAAGCTGGAGGAGGAGGGCCTGGTGACCAAGTACGCCGATGGCCGCAAGACGGTCTACCGCATCACCGAAGCGGGACGCGCCGAGGTGGCCTCGCGGGCCCACGACCTCGAGGGCATCGAGGCGGGGCTGGACGACAGCGTGCGCCTCATCGCCGATGAGGTGCGCGGCAGCGTGCGGGAGGCCATGCGCAGCCTGCGCGCCGACCTCGCCGCCGCTGCTCAGACCGACCGCACCACCGCCAAGCAGGCTCCGGTCGACGACGAGCGCACCCGCAGTCGCGCGGAGCTGCACCGAGCCGATACGGCCCTGACGGAGTTCCGCGCCCGCGTGCGCAGCGAACTGCGCGTGCACGTCGCCCGCGGCGGCACACTGCCGGCGACCGTGGTGGACGAGCTCACCACGGCGCTCGACGCGACCGCCGCCGCGGTCACCCGCGCACTGTCGCGCTGA